The Nitrospinota bacterium region CCATAGAGAACGCCTTTGAGATGTCGTATGGGCTTGACGTGGACGACACCGCCGCCCTGGTGAACATCGGCGCGGCCGTCACCAACGTGAACATAATAGAGAACGGCATCACCGCCTACACCCGGGACATCCTGGCCGGCGGGAACAAAATCACGGAGTTCGTCCAGAAAAAGATGAGCGTCGGGTTCAAGGACGCTGATAAATACAAGCTTGGTGTGCTCGACGAAGGGATGAGGCGCGAAAACGTGATTCCCCATGTGAAAGCCGGCCTGGCCGAGCTTTGCGAGGAGCTTCGCAAGACTTTCGAGATGTACCAGCGCACTTCCGAAGGGAGGGTGCGCCGTGTGCATCTTTCCGGCGGATCGGCGATGATCGAAGGGGTGGAGACGATTGTCGGCCAGGAGATCGGGCTGGCGTGCGACGTGGTCAATCCCTTCCGGAACATCAAGTTCAACCCAAAAGTGTTCGACCCGGAGTATATAGAGAAAATAGCTCCCATGGCGGTAGTGGCCGTGGGGCTCGCCATGCGCCGGTTGGACGACAAAACTTTGCCATAATCGAGGCGTTACCAGAACATGATAAGGATCAACCTTCTAGCCGACCGCCACGCCAAGGAAAGGCTGCTTATCCAGCAGCAGGTGGTGATGGGGGCGCTTATCATCCTGGGGGCGATTTTGCTTTGCGGATTCTGGT contains the following coding sequences:
- the pilM gene encoding type IV pilus assembly protein PilM — encoded protein: MLSSLLHKPFLGIDIGSSSVKLALLKSSKRGHELLNFGMAPLPLDAIVDGEVENPGAITDVIKNLIKAEKVPSSIKGCVFSVSGQSVIIKKITVPLMSEDDLAESIQQEAEQYIPFDIDEVNVDFQIVKCEGPIPKKGEKPAENEDRQMDVLLVAVKKEIIAQQSEILQNAGLKPSVVDLDVFAIENAFEMSYGLDVDDTAALVNIGAAVTNVNIIENGITAYTRDILAGGNKITEFVQKKMSVGFKDADKYKLGVLDEGMRRENVIPHVKAGLAELCEELRKTFEMYQRTSEGRVRRVHLSGGSAMIEGVETIVGQEIGLACDVVNPFRNIKFNPKVFDPEYIEKIAPMAVVAVGLAMRRLDDKTLP